A DNA window from Acidobacteriota bacterium contains the following coding sequences:
- a CDS encoding succinate dehydrogenase/fumarate reductase iron-sulfur subunit: MAEMKFRIWRGTSESGAFQEYSAEVSEGMVVLDALRRIQARQAPDLAIRWNCKAGRCGSCSAEVNGRPRLTCMTRLNSLPPGETVVVEPVKAFPLIKDLVTDVSWNYEVKKKIKKFKPRPPQADGTWRMRQQDIDRVQEFRKCIECFLCQDVCHVLREHRLHDQFIGPRLLIYVAGLEMHPLDEEDRLEELKKTQGVGLCNITKCCTKVCPEEITITDNAIIPLKERVADRFFDPIRALFRLFRS; the protein is encoded by the coding sequence ATGGCAGAGATGAAGTTCCGCATCTGGCGGGGTACGTCCGAGAGCGGCGCCTTCCAGGAATACTCGGCCGAGGTATCCGAGGGCATGGTGGTTCTCGACGCCCTGCGGCGGATACAGGCTCGACAAGCGCCTGATCTGGCCATCCGCTGGAACTGCAAGGCGGGCCGCTGCGGCTCCTGTTCGGCCGAGGTCAACGGCCGTCCCCGGCTGACCTGCATGACGCGTCTGAACTCTCTGCCCCCCGGCGAGACGGTGGTGGTTGAACCCGTTAAGGCCTTTCCGCTGATCAAGGACCTGGTCACTGATGTTTCCTGGAACTACGAGGTCAAAAAGAAGATCAAGAAGTTCAAACCCCGGCCGCCCCAGGCCGACGGAACCTGGCGCATGCGCCAGCAAGACATCGACCGGGTGCAGGAGTTCCGCAAGTGCATCGAGTGCTTTCTCTGCCAGGACGTCTGCCACGTGCTGCGCGAACACCGGCTCCACGATCAGTTCATCGGCCCCCGTCTTTTGATCTACGTAGCCGGTCTGGAAATGCATCCGCTGGACGAAGAGGACCGCCTCGAGGAATTGAAGAAGACTCAGGGCGTGGGTTTGTGCAACATCACCAAGTGCTGCACCAAGGTCTGTCCCGAAGAGATTACGATTACCGACAACGCCATCATTCCGCTCAAGGAAAGGGTCGCCGACCGTTTCTTCGATCCCATCCGGGCCCTGTTCCGGCTCTTCAGGTCCTGA
- a CDS encoding fumarate reductase/succinate dehydrogenase flavoprotein subunit: MALPRIHEYDVLVIGAGGAGLRCAIEASAAGVSVAVVSKSLLGKAHTVMAEGGIAAALGTVDDRDGWKVHFADTMRGGQYLNDWRMAQLHAQEAPDCVRELEAWGALFDRTPDGRILQRNFGGHKYPRLAHVGDRTGLEMLRTLQDHGIHQGIDFFMEHTVTDLLKEDGRMAGAFGYDREKGRFFLIKAPAIVLATGGIGKAYEVTSNSWEYTGDGHSLAYHAGAELIDMEFVQFHPTGMVWPPSVKGILVTEGVRGEGGILVNSEGRRFMFDDIPELYRDQTADNPEEGWRYTQGDKRARRPPELLTRDHVARCIVREIRQGRGSPHGGVFLDIAWIKEKKSDAEAHIKRKLPGMYHQFAALADIDITKEPMEVGPTTHYMMGGVRVDAESQMSSVPGLFAVGECGSGLHGANRLGGNSLSDLLVFGKRAGSHAARFAKEHPTVGKIGGAEVEECSRRRLRPFESKNSAQETGPFQIQVELQKCMQSLVGIVRREEEMEEALEKIAELRDRMEHVTVTGNREFNPGWHTALDLENLLTVSEAIARSALGRRESRGAHFRIDYQEKDPDLSRNITVVRKGAGGQMEVAHTEIEEMPEELKRIIEEMG; this comes from the coding sequence ATGGCGCTACCACGCATCCATGAATACGACGTCCTGGTGATCGGAGCGGGAGGCGCCGGGCTGCGCTGCGCCATCGAAGCCTCGGCGGCGGGAGTGTCGGTGGCGGTGGTGAGCAAATCGCTGCTGGGGAAAGCTCACACCGTCATGGCAGAGGGAGGAATCGCCGCGGCCCTGGGGACGGTGGACGACCGCGACGGCTGGAAGGTCCATTTCGCCGACACCATGAGGGGCGGGCAATACCTCAACGACTGGCGCATGGCACAGCTCCACGCCCAGGAGGCTCCCGACTGCGTGCGCGAGCTTGAAGCCTGGGGGGCCCTCTTCGACCGCACGCCCGACGGACGCATCCTGCAACGCAACTTCGGCGGGCACAAGTACCCGCGGCTGGCCCATGTGGGCGACCGCACCGGCCTGGAGATGCTGCGCACCCTTCAGGATCACGGCATCCATCAGGGCATCGACTTCTTCATGGAGCATACCGTCACCGACCTGCTCAAAGAGGACGGCCGCATGGCGGGCGCTTTCGGCTACGACCGCGAGAAGGGGCGCTTCTTCCTCATCAAGGCTCCGGCCATCGTGCTGGCCACGGGAGGCATCGGCAAGGCCTATGAGGTGACCAGCAACAGCTGGGAATACACCGGCGACGGCCACTCGCTGGCCTACCACGCCGGGGCCGAACTGATCGACATGGAGTTCGTGCAGTTCCATCCCACCGGAATGGTGTGGCCTCCCAGCGTCAAGGGCATTCTGGTGACCGAGGGCGTGCGGGGCGAAGGAGGTATCCTGGTCAACAGCGAAGGGCGCCGCTTCATGTTCGACGACATTCCCGAACTCTACCGCGATCAGACCGCCGACAACCCCGAGGAAGGCTGGCGCTACACCCAGGGCGACAAGCGGGCCCGCCGTCCGCCCGAGTTGCTGACCCGCGACCACGTGGCCCGCTGCATCGTGCGTGAAATCAGGCAAGGCCGCGGATCGCCCCACGGAGGCGTCTTCCTGGACATCGCCTGGATCAAGGAGAAGAAATCCGACGCCGAGGCTCACATCAAGCGCAAGCTTCCGGGCATGTACCACCAGTTCGCAGCATTGGCCGATATCGACATCACCAAAGAACCCATGGAGGTAGGCCCCACCACTCACTACATGATGGGCGGCGTGAGGGTCGACGCCGAGTCCCAGATGTCGAGCGTCCCTGGGCTCTTCGCCGTGGGTGAATGCGGGTCGGGCCTCCACGGGGCCAACCGCCTGGGCGGCAATTCGCTCTCAGATCTGCTGGTATTCGGCAAAAGGGCGGGAAGTCACGCCGCCCGCTTCGCCAAGGAGCATCCGACGGTGGGCAAGATCGGCGGGGCGGAAGTCGAGGAGTGTTCACGACGCCGGCTCAGGCCCTTCGAAAGCAAGAACTCGGCCCAGGAGACCGGTCCCTTTCAGATTCAGGTCGAACTGCAGAAGTGCATGCAATCACTGGTAGGAATCGTCCGCCGCGAGGAGGAAATGGAGGAGGCCTTAGAAAAGATCGCGGAACTCCGGGATAGGATGGAGCATGTCACGGTCACGGGCAACCGCGAGTTCAATCCAGGCTGGCACACGGCGCTCGACCTGGAGAATCTGCTCACGGTGTCCGAGGCCATTGCCCGTTCCGCCCTGGGACGCAGAGAAAGCCGCGGCGCCCACTTCCGGATCGACTATCAGGAGAAGGATCCCGACTTGAGCCGCAACATCACGGTGGTGCGCAAGGGGGCCGGCGGCCAGATGGAGGTCGCTCACACCGAGATCGAGGAGATGCCCGAAGAACTCAAGAGAATCATAGAGGAGATGGGCTGA
- a CDS encoding succinate dehydrogenase has translation MAIDSKAMPRRSGFGQTMRRDLWWVQPLVVFTGLSAFIVYSTWAAFQGEHYHYGPYLSPFYSPELLGGSPHSWLGAKPGWWPLWLPFSPAFLILWAPGGFRLTCYYYRGAYYKAFWADPPSCGVGEPRKGYRGEKSFPLILQNVHRYFLYLALVFLLILSHDVWKALWFQGADGEVSFGIGVGTLVLALNVVLLGGYTLGCHSLRHLVGGYRDRLSKSPAQFASYRCVSCLNRRHMLWAWMSLFWVAFSDVYVRACSMGYLTDWRIL, from the coding sequence ATGGCCATCGATTCCAAGGCGATGCCGCGGCGCAGCGGCTTCGGTCAGACCATGCGGCGCGACTTGTGGTGGGTGCAGCCGTTGGTGGTCTTCACGGGACTTTCCGCCTTCATCGTCTATTCGACCTGGGCGGCCTTCCAGGGCGAGCACTACCATTACGGGCCCTACCTCTCCCCCTTCTATTCGCCGGAGCTGCTCGGCGGTTCCCCCCATAGCTGGCTGGGAGCCAAGCCCGGCTGGTGGCCGCTGTGGCTGCCTTTTTCGCCGGCTTTTCTGATTCTGTGGGCGCCGGGGGGATTCAGGTTGACCTGCTATTACTATCGCGGCGCTTACTACAAGGCCTTTTGGGCCGACCCGCCTTCCTGCGGGGTGGGCGAACCGCGGAAGGGCTATCGGGGCGAAAAGTCCTTCCCGCTCATTCTTCAGAACGTGCACCGCTATTTTCTTTACTTAGCGCTGGTCTTTTTGCTGATCCTTTCCCACGACGTCTGGAAGGCGCTCTGGTTCCAGGGTGCCGACGGAGAGGTCTCCTTCGGGATCGGCGTGGGGACGTTGGTGCTGGCCCTCAACGTCGTGCTGCTGGGCGGATATACCCTGGGCTGCCATTCCCTGCGCCACCTGGTGGGCGGCTATCGGGACCGCCTTTCCAAATCTCCGGCCCAATTCGCCTCTTACCGCTGCGTGAGCTGCCTCAACCGGCGCCACATGCTGTGGGCCTGGATGAGTCTTTTTTGGGTGGCCTTCTCTGACGTCTACGTGCGCGCCTGCTCGATGGGATACCTGACGGACTGGAGAATTCTTTAA